One stretch of Gambusia affinis linkage group LG05, SWU_Gaff_1.0, whole genome shotgun sequence DNA includes these proteins:
- the cd83 gene encoding CD83 antigen has translation MMTPHLLCVPLLLSLMCSASSRAVSEDMVEVFTLSDQDATLRCTARQIPGVQYSAVRWYKAGRDSSHQRNGLLAKNLPNGTTRWYKDVTREVELQDESLDLVLPNVTCSDSGVYLCFLAAPVGQQNQEGKVLLTLPDCPADPAESPVGPETPSLADKLMVIFASALLVLALLISFLSYKCLTNTVKDRIQVAKKEILLNAPLKPLEKKDLMLIYTLGPKMSKLEHICV, from the exons TGTGCTCGGCATCCAGCAGAGCTGTGAGCGAAGACATGGTGGAGGTTTTCACTCTCTCTGATCAGGACGCTACCCTGAGGTGCACCGCCAGACAAATACCCGGGGTGCAGTACAGCGCCGTGAGGTGGTACAAG GCTGGAAGAGACTCGTCTCATCAGCGCAATGGCCTTCTGGCCAAAAACCTCCCAAATGGCACCACCAGATGGTACAAAGACGTGACCAGGGAAGTGGAGCTGCAGGATGAATCCCTTGACCTCGTCCTGCCCAACGTGACCTGCAGCGACAGTGGAGTGTACCTGTGTTTTCTGGCTGCACCTGTGGgacagcagaaccaggaggggAAAGTTCTGCTCACACTGCCAG ATTGTCCTGCTGATCCTGCAGAATCTCCCGTCGGACCTGAAACCCCTTCGCTGGCAGATAAACTCATGGTCATTTTTGCCTCAGCGCTGCTGGTGCTCGCACTTCTCATTTCCTTCTTGAGCTAT aaatgtttgaCGAATACAGTCAAGGACAGAATTCAGGTTGCCAAGAAAGAAATCTTGTTGAACGCGCCGCTCAAGCCGCTGGAAAAGAAGGACTTGATGCTAATTTACACTCTGGGTCCCAAAATGTCCAAGTTGGAGCATATTTGTGTCTGA
- the cfap418 gene encoding protein C8orf37 homolog, whose translation MDDDDLDELLDEVENKFCSKASAASSGLKRNKDENKQEGWSAAKCEPHKSSVSEDIDDLLEELLEDEYNSSPQSKGEQFSKREQAEKKLSSQSAGRKCCPVFIGGSSVTNGVGTATSKRSCDQLRCISCDFRVLMFDDSEWDASCDYLFLRNNVPDRQKLRAKLKKRKGLRAYACQCTWLSSSETTDLRDQPQLRWVCGKHLD comes from the exons ATGGATGACGATGACCTGGATGAGCTGCTGGATGAAGTGGAAAACAAGTTCTGTAGTAAAGCTTCTGCAGCGTCTTCCGGTCTAAAACGTAACAAAGACGAAAATAAACAGGAAGGTTGGAG TGCTGCAAAATGTGAGCCACATAAAAGCAGTGTTTCTGAGGATATTGATGACCTACTGGAAGAATTACTGGAGGATGAATACAACAGTTCTCCTCAGTCAAAG GgtgaacagttttctaaaagAGAACAAGCAGAGAAGAAACTCTCGTCACAGTCTGCTGGAAGAAA GTGCTGTCCTGTTTTCATCGGTGGGAGCTCAGTAACAAACGGTGTTGGAACAGCCACTTCcaaaag GTCATGTGACCAGCTGAGGTGCATCTCCTGTGACTTCCGGGTGTTGATGTTTGACGATTCTGAATGGGACGCATCATGTGACTACCTGTTCCTCAG GAACAACGTGCCGGACCGCCAGAAGCTCCGAGCCAAACTGAAGAAGAGGAAGGGTTTGCGGGCTTACGCCTGCCAGTGCACCTGGCTCTCCAGCTCAGAGACGACGGACCTCAGAGACCAGCCTCAGCTCAGATGGGTCTGTGGCAAACATCTGGACTGA
- the wdr73 gene encoding WD repeat-containing protein 73 gives MDVIRKTGSLPGTSVSQSGSRIAARLSSSPQVLHGAQSSGVQLTQLSTGQTLYRLEVDSTEPLSSLKFVSETAFLASCCDGTVYLADIRTSAPPQASPSPGECALWWTDASAAPQCRVIRLSSSGQAVVSDLRNMGGAVYRAQLDVQTSPRQPEDVTVAWAPALDGCFSVSGLSGLVQIYDTAGWRAELQDASPLFQHAGHSVSSQHGDGSAPIFITTHVWHPERPRTLLSAASDGSVHVWDWVDPQTN, from the exons ATGG ATGTGatcaggaaaacaggaagtctCCCGGGGACGAGCGTTTCTCAGAGCGGCAGCAGGATCGCAGCTCGACTCTCCTCGTCGCCTCAAGTCCTTCATGGAGCTCAGAGCAGCGGCGTCCAGCTGACCCAGCTCAGCACAGGACAGACTCTCTACAGACTCG AGGTCGACTCGACAGAACCTCTGAGCTCCTTAAAGTTTGTGAGTGAGACGGCGTTCCTCGCCAGCTGCTGTGACGGCACCGTTTACCTCGCAGATATTCGGACATCCGCTCCGCCTCAGGCCTCACCTTCACCGGGGGAatgcgccctctggtggacagACGCCTCTGCAGCGCCGCAGTGTAGGGTCATCAGGCTCTCCTCCTCGGGTCAGGCCGTCGTTTCAGACCTCAGGAATATGGGAGGAGCCGTGTATCGGGCTCAGCTGGACGTCCAGACGTCGCCAAGGCAACCGGAGGATGTCACAGTGGCGTGGGCTCCAGCGTTGGACGGCTGCTTCTCAGTGTCAG GACTCAGTGGACTCGTTCAGATTTACGACACCGCCGGATGGAGGGCGGAGCTGCAGGACGCCTCGCCGCTGTTCCAGCACGCCGGCCATTCAGTTTCCTCGCAGCACGGCGATGGCTCCGCCCCCATCTTCATCACCACCCATGTCTGGCATCCTGAGCGGCCGAGGACGCTGCTGTCTGCAGCTTCAGACGGGTCCGTCCACGTTTGGGACTGGGTGGATCCACAAACAAACTGA